One Ciconia boyciana chromosome 9, ASM3463844v1, whole genome shotgun sequence genomic window carries:
- the LOC140657065 gene encoding RNA-binding Raly-like protein, with translation MTLFGSGDAGWRYLDMAREPKPSRARLGQKRQHSSSLYHSNCDLDYDLYRDDFPYRVYEYQKIPPLINRIPVKARRTHVGAGSKSSLSPQPGARSSTSSTVGRTKLRAEELHSIKGELSQIKAQVDSLLESLDRMDQRRERLTGSKESEKKRVEAGAESLSPVGEGSREPRGKEGTGADRHSDLRNIDSAEESTDTEETVKNHMSDPEGSQ, from the exons atGACGCTCTTCGGCAGCGGGGACGCGGGCTGGAGAT ATTTGGACATGGCCAGGGAACCCAAGCCAAGCCGGGCCAGGCTGGGCCAGAAGcggcagcacagcagcagcctgtaCCA CAGTAACTGTGACCTGGACTACGATCTCTATAGGGACGACTTCCCGTACCG GGTGTACGAGTACCAGAAGATCCCCCCCCTCATTAACCGCATCCCCGTCAAGGCCAGACGAACTCATGTGGGAGCAGGAAGCAAAAGCAGCCTGagcccccagcctggggcaAGGAGCAGCACCAGCTCCACGGTGGGACGGACAAAGT TGCGGGCCGAAGAGCTGCACTCCATCAAGGGGGAGCTGAGCCAGATCAAGGCACAGGTGGACAGTCTGCTGGAGAGCCTGGACCGCATGGACCAGCGGAGAGAGCGTCTCACGG GGTCCAAGGAGAGTGAGAAGAAGAGGGTTGAGGCAGGGGCAGAGTCACTGTCCCCAGTGGGAGAGGGGTCACGGGAGCCCcgggggaaggaggggacaggagCTGACAGGCACAGCGACCTGCGCAACATCGACAGTGCCGAGGAGAGCACAGACACAGAGGAGACG GTGAAAAACCACATGTCGGATCCCGAGGGGAGCCAGTAG